One segment of Vallicoccus soli DNA contains the following:
- a CDS encoding MarR family winged helix-turn-helix transcriptional regulator translates to MTAPAPAPRTVQALYAVVRGLSAPSARDARPPSTWHLLKLLSARPLRTADLAALSALDASTVSRHVSGLEDDGLVRREPDPGDRRSSRIVLTPAGERAYDEAVARRADLLGSATREWADADREALARLLERLADALLPAADAHHPAQEA, encoded by the coding sequence GTGACCGCCCCCGCCCCCGCGCCCCGCACGGTGCAGGCGCTGTACGCCGTCGTGCGGGGCCTGTCCGCGCCGTCGGCGCGCGACGCCCGCCCGCCGAGCACCTGGCACCTGCTCAAGCTCCTCTCCGCGCGCCCGCTGCGCACCGCCGACCTGGCCGCGCTGTCCGCGCTCGACGCGTCGACGGTGAGCCGGCACGTCAGCGGCCTCGAGGACGACGGGCTCGTGCGGCGCGAGCCCGACCCGGGCGACCGGCGCTCCAGCCGGATCGTCCTGACCCCGGCGGGGGAGCGGGCGTACGACGAGGCCGTCGCCCGGCGCGCCGACCTGCTCGGGTCGGCGACCCGGGAGTGGGCCGACGCCGACCGGGAAGCCCTGGCCCGACTCCTCGAGCGGCTGGCCGACGCGCTGCTGCCGGCCGCCGACGCCCACCACCCCGCGCAGGAGGCCTGA
- a CDS encoding AlkA N-terminal domain-containing protein, translating to MDLLTDDAERCYRAVQSRDPRFDGVFWTGVTSTGIYCRPSCPAVTPRRANVRFFRSTAAAQGAGLRACKRCRPDAVPGSPDWDVRSDVAGRAMRLIADGVVDREGVPGLARRLGLSERHLHRQLVGELGAGPLALARARRAHAARLLVETTGLPLADVAFAAGFSSVRQFNDTVREVYAAAPGELRAAAGRRGRTAAAPGAPAPGAGRLVLRLAARPPFDGAAVVAFLAAHAVVGVEEVVDGTYRRTLRLPHGPGVVALTPDGDAVRAELDLADLRDVGAAVERARRTFDLDADPEAVDALLGADPLLGHLVRGRPGLRVPGHDDGAELAVRAVLGQQVSLAAARTHAGRLVLTHGQPLAQPSGGLTHLFPDPEALADLDPATLALPRARGGALRSLAGALHTGRLRLERGVDRDEAAARLVALPGIGPWTASYVRLRALGDPDVFLPGDLAARKALAGLGVADASPAGAARAAAGWAPWRSYALLHAWSSLGVFDQPAEPSRRTA from the coding sequence GTGGACCTCCTCACCGACGACGCCGAGCGGTGCTACCGCGCCGTGCAGAGCCGCGACCCGCGGTTCGACGGCGTCTTCTGGACCGGCGTCACGAGCACCGGCATCTACTGCCGCCCGAGCTGCCCCGCGGTCACGCCGCGACGGGCCAACGTCCGCTTCTTCCGCTCCACCGCCGCCGCCCAGGGCGCCGGGCTGCGCGCCTGCAAGCGCTGCCGCCCCGACGCCGTCCCGGGCTCGCCCGACTGGGACGTCCGCTCCGACGTGGCGGGGCGCGCGATGCGGCTCATCGCCGACGGCGTCGTCGACCGCGAGGGCGTCCCCGGCCTCGCCCGGCGCCTCGGCCTGAGCGAGCGCCACCTGCACCGCCAGCTCGTCGGCGAGCTCGGGGCGGGGCCGCTCGCGCTGGCCCGGGCCCGGCGGGCCCACGCGGCGCGCCTGCTCGTCGAGACGACCGGGCTGCCCCTGGCCGACGTCGCCTTCGCCGCCGGCTTCTCCAGCGTCCGGCAGTTCAACGACACGGTGCGCGAGGTGTACGCCGCCGCCCCCGGGGAGCTGCGCGCGGCCGCCGGGCGCCGCGGCCGCACCGCCGCGGCGCCCGGTGCGCCGGCGCCGGGCGCGGGCCGCCTGGTGCTGCGCCTCGCGGCCCGCCCGCCCTTCGACGGGGCGGCGGTCGTGGCCTTCCTCGCCGCCCACGCCGTCGTGGGGGTGGAGGAGGTCGTGGACGGCACCTACCGCCGCACCCTGCGCCTGCCGCACGGCCCGGGGGTCGTGGCGCTCACGCCGGACGGGGACGCGGTGCGGGCCGAGCTCGACCTCGCGGACCTGCGCGACGTCGGCGCCGCGGTGGAGCGCGCCCGGCGCACGTTCGACCTCGACGCCGACCCGGAGGCGGTCGACGCGCTCCTCGGCGCCGACCCGCTGCTCGGCCACCTGGTGCGCGGGCGCCCCGGACTGCGGGTGCCCGGCCACGACGACGGGGCCGAGCTGGCCGTACGGGCCGTGCTGGGCCAGCAGGTCTCGCTGGCCGCGGCGCGCACCCACGCCGGGCGCCTGGTCCTCACGCACGGGCAACCGCTTGCTCAGCCGAGCGGCGGGCTGACGCACCTCTTCCCGGACCCCGAGGCGCTCGCCGACCTCGACCCCGCCACGCTGGCCCTGCCGCGGGCGCGCGGTGGGGCGCTGCGGTCCCTGGCGGGAGCGCTGCACACCGGCCGCCTGCGCCTGGAGCGCGGCGTCGACCGGGACGAGGCCGCCGCGCGCCTCGTCGCCCTGCCCGGCATCGGCCCGTGGACGGCGTCGTACGTGCGGCTGCGCGCGCTCGGCGACCCGGACGTGTTCCTGCCCGGCGACCTCGCCGCCCGGAAAGCACT